From Lysobacter lycopersici:
GGGAAGCGCGCGCTTCGGCATCGGTGCGCAATCGCTGATGCTGCATCTCGCCGCACGGCAGCGGCAGGACCAGGGAACGATCGAATCGCCGGCCGGAACGCAATTGCGCATCGAACCGGAATTGCGCGCGAACGAGCCGGCGAGCTACGTGGCCGAATTCCGATATTCGGAAGATGCCCGGATTGCCCGCGCTTCGGCGGTGGGGCTCGCGATCGATCGTCGCTACGAAGTGTTGCGCGATGGTGCATGGGTGCCGGTCGCGCAATCCGCGCTGCGTGAAGGGGACTGGATCCGGATCACGCTGGTCGTCGACAGCGGTGCCGCGCGGCACTTCGTCGCGCTGACCGATTCCGTGCCGGGCGGCTTGCGCCCGACCGATCTCTCCTTGAGCGCCGTGGGCGGATTGGACCTGCACAAGGTCGACGATGTCGGCAGCGGATATTTCGCGACCCGCCACCTGGATGCGCGCAACCCGAAGTTCTATGCCGAGTACCTGCCCGCGGGGCGCCACGAAGTGCATTACTTCGCGCTCGTCGGGAACAGCGGCGATTACCTTGCCGCGCCGGCGGTGGTGGAATTGATGTACGGCAAGGCGACGAGGGCGAGGACCGCGGCGATGCGACTGGTGGTTCCGGATCAGGCCAAAGGGCACAGCGGGAATTAATGCTGCTTAATTGCCTCCGTCCCCATTGATCGATTACATCCACATCAATCCGGTCAAGCATGGTCATGCCGCGCGGGCGACGGATTGGCCGTACAGTTCGATCCACCAGCATGTCCGCCGTGGATGGGTACCGTCGGATTGGGCGGTCGAGAAGGACGATGGACTCGATGCAGGAGAAGGATGAGATGTTGGGGTTCGCTGACGCTCACCCCAACCTATGCGGGCTTTATCAGTGCCGCAATTGCTTCGAATCGTACCCCCAAAGGCTTTATGAATTATTTCATGAGGGGAGGCGAAGAAGGATGGAGAGCTGCGCAATTGGGGCTAGTTAAGGCAGGTTTTAAAGTATCCGTCACAACGTTGAAAGACGGCGGCAATCTGCAAATTCTTACAGGCGCATTGAGAGATGGAACGAGCATAGAGGTGAGAAATTTCAGTGCGGGAGGTGGCAAGAGCTATCTCACCATACAAATTACACAAGCGGGTTCATTGATAAAGCAAAAATTTCGTTGGGAGCTGCACTAATGAACGACTCACTGCTATCCATGCTTCCTTACACGCCTGATAGTGACGGCGCGCCTATTGTCCAAAGTCTGCAAATTCACGATCAATGCTTTGCGGCTGCGATAAGCGAATTCGATGCCGAGCTGTGCGCTAAGCTTGTGTCCAAGATGCTTTACTCGGAGCTAATTCAAATAACTTTTTATGATCCTGTTTTCAGTACGTTTGCAAGAATAAATGCTCCGCGATCTAGCATTGACTTTCATCTATCGCCCGATAAATGGTACTCATCACTATGTGTTTTATTTCGCACCACAGTTTCGGATGATTTCATATTCATCAGTCACGACAAGTTGTATGGGATTTTTTTCGGGTCAAAAAAATTTGTGACGCGCTGCTTAGACGAGTTTCCTTCTGGAGTTGTATCGGAAGCAAAAAAAATTTTCGATAGCTATTCGTACGATTCGGAAGAACGTGAGGACGGATTATCATTCATACGGAAATACACAAATTTATAGCGAGGTAGGATGGGTTGAGCGCAGCGATACCCATCGCTAATCTCTGGTTCCGGTTGCGACTTCCGTCGCTTCTACATAAGCGCCAGCCCGCAACAGAAAACAAAAACGCCGCCATTCTGGCGGTGCGAAAAGGGGCCAGAGTTAATTTCCGTTTGAAATAGGGCCGTGGAAATTTATTCGAGCCTCTTTTCGTTTCGCCTAGACGCTACACCTTCGCCAACTGCGCCCGCGTCAACGCGATGTGCCGCTGTGGGCTGATTGGGTCGAAGTCCTGCCGGACCGCGCCGCCGCGATGGCGGAGCACCGCGAACATGTTCGACGCCGGGTAGTCGCCGCGCTGCACGCGCGTGTCGTCGGTCGTGGCGAAGCGATCGAGCAATTCGGTGTCGGCGCCATCAGCCGTGAAATTGAAGCCGAAGCGACGTTCGACGAAGGGCATGATCGCCGCGCCGAAGGTGAGGAACACCTCGAAATCGAAGGCATCGGCGAGGCAGGCGACCACGTCCTGCGCGCGCACGCCCTCGTTCGAATACGCAGCATGGTCCACGGCCTCGTAGCGCGGCTTGGGCTTGCCGTCGCCGCGGTCCACGGTCTGCGCCGGCGACAGCTCGCGCCAGAACGCCTGCACCTGCGCGTCCACGTCCGGCCACGGCAGGTGGCCGTTGCGGCCGACCACGTCGCTGCTGAGCAGCACGCCGTCCGGCGCAAGCAAACGTGAAAGCGCGGCGCAGAAAACTTCCAGTTCCGCGACGTGGTGGAAGAACTGGTTCACCACCAGCACGTCGTAGGGTTGCGGGTCGCGGAATCCGGTCGCGTCCGCGGCGATGAAGCGCATGCGTTCGTCGAGGCCGAGTTCGCGCGCACGGGATTCGCCCGCCTGCATGAGCCGCGGGTTGAGGTCGACGCAATCCATGCGTGCGTCGATTCCGTCCTGCTGCAGCCACTGCATCAGCCGCAGTTCCAGATCGCCGGCGCCAGCGCCGAGGCTGGCGATGCGCAGTTCGCGCCCGGCAAGGGCCTGCGCATGCCTGCGGATCTCGACCCGATACAGGTCTTCGGGCGAGGTCGCGCCGAGGCGTTCGAACTTCGGCCGCACCCAGCGTTGCGACCACGCGTGGAAGGCCGGCGGCAGGGTGTCGCCCTGGTGCGCCGGGGTCAGCGTGAACGCGAGCTTCTCCATCGCGAGCATGAAGCGCCGCGCCAGCGGCGCCGGCAGCAGCGACCGCAGCGCGACGATGGCGCGCTTGGCCGGTGCGCGATGCCGGTAAACGAAACCCTTGGCGGAATCGCGCAGGGACAAAGGCTACTTCTTCGCCATCTGCTGCGGCACGAACTGTTCCTTCACCGCGGCGGCGAGCAGGTCCGGCGGCAACATGCCCTGGCCGATCACGAAGTTGTTGAACGCCTTGCGGTCGAACTTCGGGCCCAGCGCGAGCTCGGCGTCCATGCGCGTCTGCAACAGGCGGCTGTAGCCGTAGAAATAGCTGCCGGCCTGGCCGGGCATGTTGAACATGTAGCGGTCGAGTTCCTGCTTGGCCATCGCCGCCGACACGCCGACTTCGCCTTCGAGCACGCGATCGGCGCTGGCGCGGTCGATCAGGCCGAGGTTGAGCATCGGGTCGAGGATCGCGCGCGCCGCGCGCAGCAGGCGCAACTGCAGCGCGATGAACTGCCCGTCGACCGGTTCGTAGGGCACCATCTCGGCTTCGGCGTACAGCGCCCAGCCTTCCACGTTCACCGAATTGAACGCGAACATCGAGCGCGCCAGCGACACGCCGCGTTCGATCATCGCGGTGAACTGCAGTTCGTGGCCCGGGCGGCCTTCGTGCGCGGACAGGGTCCACGCCGCGGACGCGAAGTTGAAGTCGTCGTACTGCAGCGCCTTGCCGTCCGCCGTCGGCACCGACACCGGCAACACGAACTGGCCCTGCTGCCCGGTGTTGCCGACCAGCGGCGCGGGCAGGAAGTGCGGCGCGGGCTGCGCGGCGCTTTCGGCCGGCGAACCCAGGCGCATGATCATCGGCCGGTTCGGCACGTCGACTATGCCTTGCTTGCGGATGATCGGGTCGATCGCGTCGATGACCTTGCGGTATTCGCCTTCCAGCCCGTCGTTCGGGATGGTGTCGCGCTTCAACGCGTGCAGCACCGCGATGTAGTCGTTCGGATCGTCGACCTTCAGGCCCTTCGCCGCGGCCACCTGCGGCGCGAGCTGGCGCATCGCCGCGCGGGTTTCCATGAACTCGACCTCGGCGCGCTGCATCAGCAGTTGCGGGTCGATGTCGATGCCCATCTGCTTGAGCTGGAACGCGTACACCGGCGCCGGCAGTTTCGCGTCGTCGCGCGCCCTGGGCAGCACTTCGCCGCGGGTCCAGTCGGCGTAGTCGCGCAGCTGCTTGCCGATCGCGTCCAGCGCCGGTTGCGCGCCTTCGATCTTGTACTGCGCGAACAGGTCGGCGATGCCCTTGATGTAGGTATCGCTGTTCGCCAGCGCCTGCTCGACTTCCATCTTGCTGGGACGCGTGAGGTTCGCATCGCCGGCGCGCTCGGCGTAGCGGTCCTTCGCCAGTTGCACCAGCGGCGTCGTATCCGCGGTCAGGCCGGCATAGCGCTGCAGGCGCGCGAGCGCGTGCGCGCGGCGCTCGGGCGGGGTCTGGTCGGAGAGCAGCGCCTGCAGGCCGGTGAACACGTTCTGGCCCACGTCCGACCACGGCAGCAGGTACTGCTCGTTGAGCTGACTGTTCTCGATGTTGCGGCTGGCGGCGTCGATCAGGATCTGCAGGTCCTGGCGCACGTTCGGATCTTTCTCGACGGCAAGCTTGCCCTGCAGTTCGGCCTTCGCCTGCGCCATCGCCGCGCGGAAGCGTTCGCCGACCTTGGGTTTCAGGTCGAAGACCTGGTCGTCGTAGCCCGGGATGCCGAAGAACGAGGCTTCCTCCGGCGCGAACGGCGCCTGCGCCTTGAGCAGGATCTGCGAAAATTCGTTGCTGCGCGCGACCCAGGCCGGTGCCGCGGGCGCCGTGGCGGCGGGCGCATCGGCCGCACGCGCGGTCGGCGCAGCGGGAACGGA
This genomic window contains:
- a CDS encoding alpha-2-macroglobulin family protein, encoding MRRSLVRGLSDLYAGGSEAVDTQTGAGCLMAIRDLAKSSAEDAGSARFGIGAQSLMLHLAARQRQDQGTIESPAGTQLRIEPELRANEPASYVAEFRYSEDARIARASAVGLAIDRRYEVLRDGAWVPVAQSALREGDWIRITLVVDSGAARHFVALTDSVPGGLRPTDLSLSAVGGLDLHKVDDVGSGYFATRHLDARNPKFYAEYLPAGRHEVHYFALVGNSGDYLAAPAVVELMYGKATRARTAAMRLVVPDQAKGHSGN
- a CDS encoding DUF885 domain-containing protein is translated as MKALPLSLAIVLAIGLSVPAAPTARAADAPAATAPAAPAWVARSNEFSQILLKAQAPFAPEEASFFGIPGYDDQVFDLKPKVGERFRAAMAQAKAELQGKLAVEKDPNVRQDLQILIDAASRNIENSQLNEQYLLPWSDVGQNVFTGLQALLSDQTPPERRAHALARLQRYAGLTADTTPLVQLAKDRYAERAGDANLTRPSKMEVEQALANSDTYIKGIADLFAQYKIEGAQPALDAIGKQLRDYADWTRGEVLPRARDDAKLPAPVYAFQLKQMGIDIDPQLLMQRAEVEFMETRAAMRQLAPQVAAAKGLKVDDPNDYIAVLHALKRDTIPNDGLEGEYRKVIDAIDPIIRKQGIVDVPNRPMIMRLGSPAESAAQPAPHFLPAPLVGNTGQQGQFVLPVSVPTADGKALQYDDFNFASAAWTLSAHEGRPGHELQFTAMIERGVSLARSMFAFNSVNVEGWALYAEAEMVPYEPVDGQFIALQLRLLRAARAILDPMLNLGLIDRASADRVLEGEVGVSAAMAKQELDRYMFNMPGQAGSYFYGYSRLLQTRMDAELALGPKFDRKAFNNFVIGQGMLPPDLLAAAVKEQFVPQQMAKK
- a CDS encoding class I SAM-dependent methyltransferase: MSLRDSAKGFVYRHRAPAKRAIVALRSLLPAPLARRFMLAMEKLAFTLTPAHQGDTLPPAFHAWSQRWVRPKFERLGATSPEDLYRVEIRRHAQALAGRELRIASLGAGAGDLELRLMQWLQQDGIDARMDCVDLNPRLMQAGESRARELGLDERMRFIAADATGFRDPQPYDVLVVNQFFHHVAELEVFCAALSRLLAPDGVLLSSDVVGRNGHLPWPDVDAQVQAFWRELSPAQTVDRGDGKPKPRYEAVDHAAYSNEGVRAQDVVACLADAFDFEVFLTFGAAIMPFVERRFGFNFTADGADTELLDRFATTDDTRVQRGDYPASNMFAVLRHRGGAVRQDFDPISPQRHIALTRAQLAKV